In Ornithodoros turicata isolate Travis chromosome 1, ASM3712646v1, whole genome shotgun sequence, the DNA window ggtaacgatatcattcgagatgttggttggctaggagcgtgctatgcggtggagttcatttttaagagtgtgtgggctggcttcggaacctcctttcgtcgcactgcgagcgattgcgctcaaaaagtcatcgcgcgctatggtccggtgctccgaaaagcatgatattcggctattttttcggatgggatagctcgtgagtatcactgtgaattatcatgaatttgagtgaattcggcacgctcttcatattggtggggtaaaaaggttacctttacttggcaaatttccgagttcagttcgcaaatatttacataattaaacctggagtacatgacattcacatttggaggtggcaaaaacctaataagaacaaatgctgttgaccgcatgatcctaggtggcgtagttttttttattataattcaatgacacgttttctgggacaccctgtatatgtcatATGCTCTGCGGCGAACATCTGAGTGCTGCAAGAGATGCTTTGGCAAATTGAAGTATTCGTTTTCTGCACTGCTCTTGGTATTCACACACAACTTGGTGTGGTAGTTTTATCTTTGCGAGTCATTCGTTGATACGTGTGGGACACCAGACGGAAGCTGTCTTTCCCAGAGATCGTCCATATAGTGAACGCTAGGCTACGCCGCATTAGTACggtgatattgtttactttgTCTGAGGTCTGAAAATGCATACATGTCAACATGACAAAGACATTCCGGTTGCTCGTTCTGTATTACTAAGATTAATATAAAGATAAATTTGTGGTGACAGAGCTAATCAGGAAACTCGTGCGATGGGTCGACACATTGGACTTCCGTTCCATTATTCTTGATTAGAAGACTATTAAAAGAAAGCGAGCGGTATTTCCAACAGTCTGAGAAGAAACTAGTAATGCAACATTCATCTTTTCTATTTCGATACATTCTTTCTTTCAAACTTCCTGTCCATAAGCAAGAGAAACGTGTACCGCCGTATCGCTTCCCTGTCCGGACGCGAGCTCGGACCTCCACTCGCAGCTTTTCGAAATCGCCGTcaggtggctacggcttcgctggaaGCGCGAATGGGGGGATCTCATAACCACAACGTGGTTAGATGCTACCCATGCTGCCTGTGATTTACACATACTAGGTGCCGCACGTTTAATCGCGTAAAGCTACGCAATGGAACTATGCAATATATCATGCAGTAAAATCATTGTAATCTCCATACGACGCGCGTAATGTGAGTGATTCTCTCCGGTATTCAAAGAGAGAAAATTAGCCCTCAAAGAACGCCTGACAATATACGATTCGTTTGGTGCACTTACCCTGCTTAGTGAAACATTCGGTAGTCTGCCAAGAAGAGTAACCATGAGAGCCAACAGGGCAATGGTAAGCAGTACGGAGATAGGAACAAAGTCTGaaaaaagggagggggggggggggctgtgcAAGACAATAAAACAAAAACTGGACGGGAACAAGATTATATGTCCATTGTGTCGCTATGACTCTTTGCGGTGTCGCTTACAAAAGGAAGTAGTTTTTCATCTACTGCCAGGCTTTGCGTAGCCTTGTGTCACccactgaacttcaccgcatagcacgtagtgcgccaatcattgtcgcgaacgatagggttatcggttttgattcgaggagagggggaggcgtacgcctttttgtggcaattaccatatatccaaattgccacaaaaaggcgtacgcctccctctcccctcgaatcagaagcgataaccctctccttcgtggcaatggttggcgcacagcgtgctatgcggttaagctctgtttttagagtgtacactgttaaaacagaacttcaccacatagcacgctcctagccaaccatgagtccgaataatatcattatGTGTCCtaatttgttcaaaacagggaggaggcgcctatctgggacaagataatgtgtcccagataggcgcctcctcccattttcagcaaatcaatacacagaatgatatcattcggaatgatggttggctatgagcgtgctatgtgatgaagttctgttttaacagtgtacgttTGTCGTATGCTCCCAGAAGATGCGTTTATTACACTTAATAATGCACTGTATTACGTTAAACATCCGGCGTGCGCATTACATAACGATGCAAGGAACACGTCATTTTCCAAAACCTTCATGCATAAAAAGTTATACTGAAAAGAGCTACATTACCAAGACATAAGACAGTGTCTAAATGGAAGTACGTGCAATATACATAGTACatccacatacagggtgtcccgcaTAGCGTATCACGAAATTATATTTAATTAGAGTaataaaagtaaaacaatgCAAGTTTCACCTGCTTGAGTTAGAATAAGGTGCTACTTTTGACGTAGCACGTGTTTCTAACATATCGTGAGCAAGACAGGACTTGCAATGGATGTCTCGTGCCTTCTTTTATACCCCActgatgttctttttttttcggctccTATACATCTTTAGGTTGAAAAAGGCAACATATGCAGTAAACGTGTCATATGGCCCATAAAATATAGGCATTTTTTACGCTtcccagtcagaaaattctgtcccacggatgtccatcggatatactttcacggTGATATggatatccgcagaataatgaaattcctccagcgggtatactacggagatccacttggccgggcttcgaacttcctacgaacgaaCACCTTGCGGACACAACCAGAGCATACGGACGTAAGCAGGAGCTCTCTGGGATGCAGCGTgtgtcacttttttttatttttcagaagtcAGTATACGCTTTGCAGTAGAATATAAAGCGTCTTTCTGCCATTTTTTAAACATCTGCTACCGTCGCCAGtggttttgttttctgttgctccgctttcTTTCCCATAAGGGAAAATAAGCACGGCGTTtctaaaaataaagaaagaaaaaagcaacgagagattgggccactcagcaaaaaaaaaaaaaaaaaagacatttggAAATGAAGTGCCATTCACTTCCGAACAGAAAACAGACACAGCTCATGGGTGTTCTCGCAAGCTTCTACACATTCGAAAGCGCCGTTCGCTTGTGAGTCGGAATCAAGGGTGGGATgcctaagtttaatttgattgcgtacacaaacaacagtgAAATGAGAAATTGCTATGCGTATTAAGTCACCGTGAAGGTAGTGCCTCTGTTTCTTACTTATTTGGTTTCAGAAAGTGAGTTGGTTCATAGAAAGTTGAATTTgtgcagtgctacatcgtcccgcgtttctctctctcatgcaatgcatacatacataatcctatcacggagctgattcggacaatccgtgaaacagCCGTAACAGGACCTTCTGCGGATATACGACTACGGATGTCCCTCCATAAATATCCCAGGGGAGTCCCACGGAGGTCCATTTTCGGATATGAACATTGGGGCCCATTTCGGACACTTCGATCAATATGGGATGTCCTCGGGATTTCATGTGTTGTCTGGGTCTGTTTTCGTATACACACGAACGCAGCGTGGTGCAAATTCTGTGGCCAACAGTACAAGTGTGTCAGGTGAATATTTCCAAAATTAGCTCACTAGCTCACTTTCTCTTTGGTGGATTTCCGGAAGCGCGAGGATAGCAGAACTGTAGTCACGTATAAGAAAGGCCGCATTGTTTGGTAAGCGTCCTGAAGGTTGCACGACCACCTGATATCGCTTTTAAAAGCCGCTTGCAAGTGAGCTTGCTGCAACGTGTGCAGAACTCAATATCCCCGTTTTTATCTATATTTTTAAAGATTGATTGAAAGTTTTTGATTACTGAGACATGACCTAAGGGGCCGGATATAACACGCGCTATGTCCTCATAATGCGCTGCGACGGCCAATGCGCATGCAGCCCTGCGCGCGCCAATTTTGAGAACAATGATAACGCTAGCTATGTGCAGTTCTTGATTAGGCCTGTGATGGGCTTTTTGTATTCTATCCACCTATGCCGTCAacacagcttgggacaaaagttcctATAACGCTGGAATCTTGTATTTAAACTCTTCCCCAGCGGCCCCAGGGGAACATTTCTTGAACACAATTCGTGAGTTCACTTATTCCAAGGATTCTGCTCAACACCTGCTCTCCTAAGCAGCAGGGGAGGCTGAGAGAAGTTCAATACAAAATCCCAGCGTTTCAGAAGCTTTTTTGTTTCCTAAGCTGTACTCCCGCAGCCTGAAAACGGCGAGCTTTCAAATCGGCATACAACCGAAGCGGCGAAACAAAATTGCTTCTTCAGCTTGTTTAGGAGGCGTCTGGTAAAAAAAtcagggaaacaaaaaatgataAACTGATAACCGCGCTGGCAGAAGGATAGCGAGACAATGAGAAGTCGTTTCACGGGGCCTCCGGCTTACTCTCCCGCCGTAACGAACAGTTCCTCCTTTCAGCTGTTGTGACCCGTAGCATTGCTTATCTTACAAGGCATTTCTGAAGTAAGGTGAAACCAGCGTTCAGGGGGGATGTCCCTGAATTCTCCTCATGCGAACGCCATGAGCAGAAGAACGTGTAAAATGACGCCAAATCACCAAGCAAGAACCCTGAGGAAGGTACGGGCAAACAAGTTGTATTCAACCTAAGAACAACGTGTTGGTTGCTCATGATCTCTTTGTCACATTtcactcaaaggaaaaaaaaaagaaacagtaaaTAAGAGTAAATGGAGTGCAACTATGACTTTTACACTCTTTCTGTGCTCTTCTCTACCCATCGTTATTCTGATTATCCCGCATTACTCTTCCCATACTCTCTTTACCCTGCTATGACATTACGACTATGACATTGCCATACCACGCTGAATACGCAGGTTCTCGTCCGTTGACTACCTGTACTCTAAAATTGCGGCTTAATTGTGAGTGATCGCCAAAGTATGTGCATATTAATGAACCATCCTTTGTCAGTCCAAGTTTCAAGGTTTGTACACCCGTCCATATAGCCCCTCTCAGCGTGTATACGCTCAGGGCATGAACGTTAAAGAGGCACTCTTCATCAGTAAACAAAAGCAGTAACAAAATAACGTATAAGTGAACATAACAACCCCGCATAATTTTGCCCCGCATCCACGCAGagtaatttttactcccgtgcTGGACCAACAGATACTCCCCGGCGACAATGTAACACGCTTTCGAAAAAAAGGAGTGAACTTTACGCTAAAAAAGAGGGATCTCAGTGACAGATTTTACACTGCATAAGAGTTGGGAACACtctattttttcttagagtgttgcTTGTCGCCGTGAGAACATGTTATTTGCAATGCAGGCATTAGCCATAGAATATGACTTATGTTACCGGTAGGGTATAGGTAGGTATAGGAACAGAAAAGTGTGTTATCATTGCCTGgcaaagtgtcattaaatttctgaaaataggtttaacttcagaaaattatgaaactacttggaatacacaccacagacttttgccacagattcaggccgtttgcattcgcgtcacgcattaattaagctaattttgctaattgaactccaaaattagccaagcagatgtaacgtttttcttgatgaattcggaagccaatggccacagtacactattccaaccgaaatcacaggttttctcagaagatttgtacaaaaatttgacagccgcaaaacctcacttggcaaggcgtgctccatgaaatttgcgtttgcgtaAATGCTGGCTCTGCCTTTATCGAGACAAAGTGCAAACAACCACACCCGATCGAGGGCATTACCGCGGTAACCGACGTTATCAGTGGCTGGGGACTGACGGTATGCACGTTGATAAGGGCGGAAGGAGTGATTATGTCCTTGTTCGTATAggagggagggtatttggatgGAACGAAAAGTTCCGCAAACGTAAATATCAGCAAGAGCACCTCGCACGAGgacggttttgcggctgtcaaatttttgtacaaatcttctgaaaaaacatgtgatttcggttggaagtgtgctatggccattggcttccgaattcatcaagaaaaaagTTACCtctgcttggctaattttcgagttcaattagcaaaattagcttaattaacgtgtgacacgaatgcaaacggtttgaatctgtggcaaaagtctgtgtgtgtgtattccaagtagtttcataattttctgaagttaaacctatttttagaaatttaatgacactttctcaactACTGAGCTGTGCACCATCAGAAACGCCCATGATATAATCTAGAGGTGGGACGAATCTCGAACCTTTCGAATCCTGTCTTAAAAAGAGTTGAAAaagtcaggaaaaaaaaaacgctttcaCTGAAGAGTGTTGtaaagcagaatttgatatatttatttaataaaagacaaattaaataatagctCACTTTCAGGtgaaaacatacccatatacttcttcttgaatgtaatttatttaacatgttgttcatcgactgcagaaaacacaaacccttgagtctgaattctttccatcaaactactcttaaaaatgaacttcaccgcacagcactctcctagccaaccattatctcgaatgatatcgttatctgccctgatttgttgaaaacgggaggcgtacgccttttctgtgacaattatgaacagcataagtgtcacagaaaagacgtacgcctcccgttttcaacaaatcagggcaaataacgatatcattcgagataatggttgggtaggagagtgctgtgcggtgaaattcatttttaagagtgtaagaaaTAATCAAAAGCAAAATCATGTTTCTTGTActgtaagagttcctgcctgaactctttcagtccagagcaatgcaaacaaacaaacaaacaaacaaacaaacaaacaaacaaacaaacaaacaaacaaacaaacaaacaaacaaacaaacaaacaaacaaacaaacaaacaaacaaacaaacaaacaaacaaacaaacaaacaaacaaacaaacaaacaaacaaacaaacaaacaaacaaacaaacaaacaaacaaacaaacaaacaaacaaacaaacaaacaaacaaacaaacaaacaaacaaacaaacaaacaaacaaacaaacaaacaaacaaacaaacaaacaaacaaacaaacaaacaaacaaacaaacaaacaaacaaacaaacaaacaaacaaacaaacaaacaaacaaacaaacaaacaaacaaacaaacaaacaaacaaacaaacaaacaaacaaacaaacaaacaaacaaacaaacaaacaaacaaacaaacaaacaaacaaacaaacaaacaaacaaacaaacaaacaaacaaacaaacaaacaaacaaacaaacaaacaaacaaacaaagaaagaaagaaagaaagaaagaaagaaagaaagaaagaaagaaagaaagaaacaaacaaacaaacaaacaaacaaacaaacaaacaaacaaacaagaaaacacagtTGAAAGTCTTAAATTAATCAAGATGTTTATTCAAACACCAGCATTCTCACTCGCTCAGTGTCTGGCCTatactgcgtttttttttttatcagctacactcttaaaaatgaacttcaccgcatagcacgctcctagccaactatcatctcaaatgatatcgttatctgccctgatttgttgaaaacggggggcgtacgccttttttgtgacaattatgagcagcataagtgtcacagaaaaggcgtacgccctccgttttcaacaaatcagggcagataacgatatcatttgagatgatggttggctaggagcgtgctacgtggtgaagttcatttttaagagtgtatggcaaAAGTTGTGCTGAAGAATCCTTCTGACATTACTGTCAATGGGGTGCGTGAACTTTTTAGGCCAATCGGGCTTTCGACGAATCCCAGAAGCgcaaattttaaaaagaaacaaacaaacgtggttggtggattcgaaagattcgattcgccattttgggcactgggattcgcattcccgaatctcgaatccctgcttATACTATcaaagcagagcttcaccgtatagcatgctgtgcgccaaccattgccacgaatgataggcttatcgcctctgattcgaggagagacgggggcgtacgcctttttgatttggatatacgattaatgccacaaaacggcgtacgccttccaCTTTTCTCGattcagaagcgataactctatcattcgcggcaatggttggcgcacagcgtgctatgcggtgaagttctgtttttagagtgtatgattcgaggattcgcggattcggttggacCAGCTTTAAATAAACGCCTTCTGAGTCTGTATAACACAGCGTGACAGCATAATATGTGGTTATTTTTCTTTAGTTATTCAATACCTGTagtacaatgagctagaaacgaAGGCATTTGCGAGCTTTTCAAGCAAGGACAGGCGAACGCCTTCAACGCGTGTAACAAAGCTCCGACAAGCCGACAACATGCTTCCGTTGACTCAAGATGCGAATCGTCGAAAATAAATGCTTACCGGGACTGATCATCGTAACTTGGTGTGTTTGGTGCGGTCTGCTGAGGAGACGCTCGGACCGATTCCCGTCGACCCAACGATAGGCTCGTATGGTAAACAAATAGGATGCGAAAGCGTGCATCCTGTACAGCGATAACGAATAACCCTTGACTTCCATAACGCAGCGGTCATCAGAAAATGGGTCCATCATTATGGATTGCGACGAACCAGCCAGTTTGTGGTTGCACCAGGACACAAGGTACCCGTCGCAAGCGTCATCGTGCGGCCACCAGTACAGCCGTAGATTACTCCAACTCTTCACAACGGCCGTCGAGAAGCAGGGCTTATCAGGGGCTGAAATTTATTGAAAGTGTCTCATTTCCTCTGCATCAATGTCAAAGCATGCTTGCAAAACACTCAAGATGACGCAGCATTCAAATTAAGAGTTGCATACGCGGAAAGCACGAGGACAGCCCCACCCCTCAATTTCAGATTTTCTtcccttaaaggggcactacagTGCAAAAAAAGATCCCCTCACGAAATGAAAAATAATGCTACCTCGATACCAACATAAAGTTGACGTGATTCATCCGTTGCGCGATTTATGCGCGAATGAAATCGCAGTTCGCACTTTCCCTCTTCTCTCCTCCTCAAAAAGCGATCTCCCATTGGTTTCCCCAAACAATTTGTTCAATGACCGCGGGTGGTTGCGGAGCCCAATGGAAGTGCTTGAGGAGCTCAATGGGAGGCCGGCTCTGCATTGTCACGCTTCTCGAGGAGGAGAGAAGAGGGAAGATGTAGATTGCGGTTTCGTTGGCACACAAATCCGATGGCAACCGatgaattccgttccttttgtgttagcGTCAAGGTAACGACAAATTGGTGGCGGTTTGGGcaaggcaaatttcggagtttcGGAATTTCTCGCGAATTCAATATGATAACAGTGCTCAGACGTCCTGCCAAAATCTCTCCTAAGATAAACAGCGTTGGCcttcactctcaaaacagaacttcaccgcatagcacgtagtgcgccaatcattgccacgaacgatagggttatcgcttttgattcgaggagagagggaggcgtacgcctttttgtggcaatttccacatacccaaattgccacaaaaaggcgtacgcccccttctctcctcgtaTCGGAAgtgataatcctatcattcgcggcaatggttggcgcacagcgtgctacgcggtgaagctctgtttttagagtgttgttCAGACAAAGAGACTTTTTACTATGAGTTAttttcacgttaggtgaaacaccctgtatgcaatATAATGCAAATAAATTCGGATAATGGGTAGTATACTACGTAGTACAAATACTGAgagatattacaaaaatacgtacagtattttccggtgtataacgcgcgcgttatacagtaaaaaagtgctctgctctgaagaggtcctgcgcgtcatctatcggtgcgcgttatacacgcacgcttaaaaatgaacttcacctcatagcacgatcctagccaactatcatcgcgaatgatatcgttatctgccctgattcgctgaaaacgggaggcgtacgccatttttgtgacaattatgaacagcataagtgtcacaaaaaaaggcatacgcctaccgttttgaacaaatcagagcagataacgatatcattcgaaatgatggttggcgtgctatgcggtgaagttcatttctaagagtgcggaAATCCTCTTTCCTACAGAGATTCTGttctggtcggtgtcgtactaattctagcctcttccagggtgtgctgtgagtttctcacaaatctcttagggtcagttgacaaagccAGCGAAAGCACGCTAGACTTCAGTCAATAATCCTGAATCCATTTCAGCAGGCTGGCGTGATtaagaagggacgcgaaactaaaaatgtttcaaataaagcatatgcatatattatacgccgccttggtttattgtgcatagcggtggcagtacagaagcttgtaggaGCATTGCGGTGCGCGTAATGCACCGATGCGTGTTATACATGGAACTTTTTTCAAATGCGGCCCgattttaggggtgcgcgttatacaccggaaaatacggtagttataCTACTGTCCCCGGCAACGGCAACAATGACAAGATATTCGCCCCTGTTTCGAAGAAGCAAAGGTATACTAGCCGGTGTATATTATCTCATAGTCTCATCTGTTAGACGAGCATTCAAATACAAAACGTTTCTCATCCTTTCTTCATTTCAATGTGAACCTACCCAGCCTTCTGCTACGGAACTTTTTCTGGAACAGTAGAACTCCGTCCGGTCGATATACATACAGGGAGAGTTTGAAGCTCCAGAGGTCGGCAGGAACTTCATAACGCCCTTGTGCTCCCAAGACATGTTCTCGAAAGCAATTTGTGTAGCATCCACTCTCCGACGCGCACACCTTCACCACGAAACTCCTGTTTTCAGCGTGGGTCGGACTCCATTTCACTTCAACGAGGAAGTCGGACGTCGCAGTAGCTTCGAAAGCTAGCTCTGCACGCACAAAGCAAGGGGTTTAGTTAAAGGTCCTGTGAGATGACATTTAATGTGTCTCGAAACCCTGTGTTATTCGCCAAGCTGTCATCAGGAGCCACCATATAAATGCGCAATCAATTTTACAAACACAgacggagaaagcagccgcgaaCGACTGACACAATCCTCGGGTGACTTTACAAAGTCCTACGAATATACACATACGAATACATACAGTGTAATTTCCAGTTGCTGTCCCACACAATCTCTTTTGTTGGGACGGGGGCACACAGGGTTTTCAGAAAGTGGCCAGTTTTGGCAAAAAATGATTAATTATTCCATTACAATCGCGCTTTTGCAGAATATGACCAAAATTTCAAGAAATACACCGATTAattgacctctccctgtttgtaaacaaatgacgtcatagtgttcgacagcgccacgaatttggtagagttgaactaggctcgaagctagaggggaacaaggtcgcgcccgaaagccacggtcttgaggggattacgatggtccctgaaagggatgcgaccttcggtcctacttttctttcaataggaggcagcgaacaagcgtCCATTAgtggaacccagccttccctttccgatctgtttcgctttcagtctgtctaccaatgtcatgatgacgtttctcgggtagagctCTATTAGCAAAGCAAACCATCACGGTGGTGTGAAGCAATTGTTTTTATTCCGTGGTaacgtcgcgaagcaactgtggctatgagcggcgtacagatgtgaacagatggagaggaaagcaggaaggagtgggggacagtgtgttagtatgcgtcctgggccgacttcacggggaactctgccgacattcgtacGACGCACTCCACggagctttgaactcccttccAACGAAcgtctttcgaccaaacgacgttcgatgaaGTGGGCGACgcccagttttagtttatttactttgcgcttatgtgcaagtgaatctaaatttggtcCTTACAACATACATGTTACCTGAAGATGGTAACATCTGATATGGCCCGAGTGTAaataaggcccaagtgatcagaacgcccaaatgttcataagacccgaaaaaaaattgggccttttgagcatttgaatcaaatgagcagggcagggtaaggtgtccagaagatCGAAATGCCCAGAAGGCCAGAATAGTCATATggcccaaatggtcatatggTCCGAAAACCAACAGGGAAGGCTACGAGTGACCTAAATATTTTCTTTACTGATATGCGCAATGTTAATTGAATGTGGAATGCGACAAAAGAGAAAATGGTAACTAAACTAAAAATATTAATTAGTGTACTGAAACGAAGAAACAAATTTTCAAGCAAATAAGATATAAATGTGACAAAACGTAAAATAAATATGAATCTTTACAGCGTTCAATATTTCGCTCGGTACAGATTGGTATAGGCTCTGTGCCTAGTATTTTTATTGAATAACCTATTCGTTTGCCACATTAAAAGCTCTTCAACCTTCTCTTCCATACTGCTATGACGTACAATAATTAGAGTTTTTTCTGCGAGGGTAACCAAGCCGTGCacggcagtagcgtagccagaaaaaaaaaaaaaaaaattctggaggggttcaggaggaaatttCCATAGGAGAGAAGGGTTTACTCTTCgtctccctctcccaaatgcgctaccaaatgtacgatttcgggaggggtttgaACGTCGTAAACCATGCCTACGCATGAGACAGTTTTTTCCGCTCTAACCCCTCGGGACCATTTGTTTCCGAGACCATTTGTTCCGTTATCAAATTTTCCGAGGCTCATTCCCATTTTTTCGGGaccgttcgaccaaatggcgaTCCatcaaatgggcggacaccttCGAATTCAACCTTCGAATTGATTTGTAACTGAGCTCTTTGGAGAATACATTTCACACGGCGGAAGAAGCGCATTGTGTTGGTGCGCACAAATGTGTTCATGTCAGATGCGCGCTGCAGAAGGAGCATATATTCCACTGAGTCACCAAGTGCAATTGTCCAAAATGTGTACAACTTGATGAACATAATAAATTTCAGTCCCGAGCAAAATACCAAGCCGTAGCGCTTCTAGGAAAAGTATGGAATTCCTGCGCTGTCACACCTGAAAAGCGATTTTACAACTAtgcccctgtatttttggccGCGCGGTCGCCTGCCGGCGGGACCAtttgcgggaccattttttcttaAGTGAAGTTTTCTTAAGTgctaagttttccaaagtagTGTGTTCTCTCATCACGCACATGGTATGTGCTGTGTCATAATGACCGAGCTTTGTTGCACTTTTAATAAGGCGAAAGAGACCGGGGATTGTTTCCCCATCAAGTCGGAAGAAGGGAAACCGTCAACAGTGCGCGGAATATTGGCAGAATATTCTCGGACAGGCTCGAAATACGAGTAAAATGTGACTCCCAGGTGTCGTAGATCTACTATAGCTCTGAGCGAAACCTGACTGAAGAATAAAGCCTAAATGCATACAGTTGGA includes these proteins:
- the LOC135400809 gene encoding uncharacterized protein LOC135400809 — its product is MMRIIFTNLISLSLLPRHAVSTSSDFEVHEFGFMNKSALYLWSRKSLPVEDKLCLCFGPSRTMKRHFDASNCTRQRKGSVCMVRQWNLGDTRWRWECLAWLSMTKAPEHHRPSYRNPSTMDPSRIRCKVVENTTTDLLGDFPGNTHLTFCSMKFCSQCSGGFSKTAYCTSVLTRDKQLAFEATATSDFLVEVKWSPTHAENRSFVVKVCASESGCYTNCFREHVLGAQGRYEVPADLWSFKLSLYVYRPDGVLLFQKKFRSRRLAPDKPCFSTAVVKSWSNLRLYWWPHDDACDGYLVSWCNHKLAGSSQSIMMDPFSDDRCVMEVKGYSLSLYRMHAFASYLFTIRAYRWVDGNRSERLLSRPHQTHQVTMISPDFVPISVLLTIALLALMVTLLGRLPNVSLSRHRLQLSPANRFEENGAGMQRPFHERQIPPIVLRRHSRGDF